A section of the Malania oleifera isolate guangnan ecotype guangnan chromosome 2, ASM2987363v1, whole genome shotgun sequence genome encodes:
- the LOC131149504 gene encoding laccase-12-like, with the protein MRTPWADGPAYVTQCPIQPGGSYTYRFTIEKQEGTLWWHAHVSWLRATVYGALIIYPKLGSCYPFQKPVKEFPLLLGEWWNRNPLDVVRQATFTGAPPNVSDAFTINGQPGDLYRCSSKGTEKFLVNFGETVLLRIINAALNQQLFFAIANHGLTVVGADAAYTKPFTTRVLMLGPGQTMDVLLKADQAPRRYYMAARAYASAQNVAFDNTTTTAILKYNNGLRSTPILPPLPAYNDTATVTAFTSQIKSPSKVEVPTNIDENLFFTIGLGLFNCSRPSPRCQGPNGTRSTASMNNVSFVLPSRSSILQAYYQRRLGVFSTNFPPVPPVQFDYTGNVSRNLWQPIPGTEVLKLKYGSRVQLVLQDTNIVTTEEHPMHLHGYHFYLIAQGFGNFNAQRDTAKFNLIDPPSRNTIGVPVGGWAVIRFVADNPGVWLMHCHLDVHLTWGLAMNFVVENGVGELQSIEPPPADLPPC; encoded by the exons ATGCGGACGCCGTGGGCTGATGGGCCGGCATATGTGACACAGTGCCCAATCCAACCGGGCGGTTCATACACTTACCGGTTCACCATCGAGAAGCAGGAGGGAACACTCTGGTGGCATGCTCATGTGTCCTGGCTTAGGGCTACTGTTTATGGAGCTCTCATCATCTACCCCAAATTAGGCTCTTGCTACCCATTCCAAAAGCCCGTCAAGGAATTCCCCCTTCTTCTTG GAGAATGGTGGAATAGGAATCCCCTTGACGTCGTAAGACAAGCAACTTTCACAGGAGCGCCTCCAAATGTGTCCGATGCATTTACCATCAATGGTCAACCTGGCGATTTATACAGATGCTCTAGCAAAG GGACGGAGAAATTTCTTGTGAATTTTGGTGAGACAGTTCTCCTTAGAATCATCAACGCTGCACTCAATCAACAGCTCTTCTTTGCCATTGCGAACCATGGACTAACAGTGGTGGGTGCTGATGCTGCCTACACCAAGCCCTTCACCACAAGAGTTCTCATGCTAGGACCTGGTCAAACCATGGACGTTCTCCTGAAAGCTGATCAAGCACCTCGTCGGTACTACATGGCTGCTCGAGCCTATGCCAGCGCTCAAAATGTAGCTTTTGACAATACGACAACCACCGCAATCCTCAAGTACAACAATGGGCTTCGCTCCACCCCAATCCTCCCGCCACTGCCAGCCTACAATGACACAGCCACTGTGACTGCATTCACCAGCCAAATAAAGAGTCCTTCTAAGGTTGAAGTCCCCACTAACATTGATGAGAACCTGTTTTTCACTATAGGGTTAGGCCTTTTTAACTGCTCCCGCCCTAGTCCGAGGTGTCAAGGCCCTAACGGCACACGCTCCACTGCCAGCATGAACAATGTCTCTTTTGTGCTCCCATCGAGGAGCTCCATCTTGCAAGCGTACTACCAACGTAGACTGGGTGTCTTCAGCACAAACTTCCCACCCGTTCCACCAGTGCAATTTGATTACACAGGCAATGTGAGCCGAAATCTGTGGCAACCAATACCAGGAACTGAGGTTCTGAAGTTGAAGTATGGTTCTAGGGTTCAGCTTGTCTTGCAGGATACAAACATAGTCACAACAGAGGAGCATCCCATGCACCTTCATGGATACCATTTCTACCTCATTGCACAGGGTTTTGGAAACTTCAATGCTCAAAGAGATACAGCAAAATTTAACCTCATAGATCCACCATCAAGGAATACCATTGGAGTACCGGTTGGTGGATGGGCAGTCATCCGCTTCGTGGCTGATAATCCAG GGGTCTGGCTGATGCATTGTCACCTTGATGTTCACCTGACTTGGGGACTAGCAATGAACTTCGTAGTTGAAAATGGAGTTGGAGAGCTGCAGTCCATTGAGCCGCCTCCAGCAGATTTGCCTCCATGTTGA